The candidate division WOR-3 bacterium genome includes the window CACCCCTATCGTTTTTTCCTTCCCAATACAGTCGGTGAATTCCCTCTGAAATATTACCGAAACGATCTTCTCTGACGAGTCTTCCGCTTAAATCGTGAACTTTAAATATGACAGAAGTACGGCAGGGTAAAGAGAGCTCGATTTCAATTTTCCTGTTGAAAATATTCGAA containing:
- a CDS encoding T9SS type A sorting domain-containing protein, with amino-acid sequence SNIFNRKIEIELSLPCRTSVIFKVHDLSGRLVREDRFGNISEGIHRLYWEGKNDRGETVSPGVYFFSIEAGEGIYTDKIIFAD